A single window of Anser cygnoides isolate HZ-2024a breed goose chromosome 12, Taihu_goose_T2T_genome, whole genome shotgun sequence DNA harbors:
- the SLC9A5 gene encoding sodium/hydrogen exchanger 5 isoform X2, whose protein sequence is MVSLSAILAVTFCGICCKKYVEANISQKSRTTVKYTMKTLASSSETIIFMFLGMSAVDTSKWAWDTALVLGTLLFILLFRAVGVVLQTYVLNRFRLIPLDRIDQVVMSYGGLRGAVAFALVILLDRDKVKAKDYFVATTIVVVFFTVIVQGLTIKPLVTWLKVKRSDHHKPTLNEELHEHAFDHILAAVEDIVGHHGYHYWRDKWEQFDKRYLSQLLMRKSAYRLRDEIWDVYYKLNIRDAISFVDQGGHVLSAAKLALPSMPSRTSMSESSVTNLLRESGSGACLDLQVIDTVRSRRDKEDAAMHHVLRGSLYKPRRRYKASYSRHFISPDKQERQDKEIFRQNMKRRLETFKSTKHNICSSKSKARMKEKGRKKKDISLTSDAPNGRTHRSVPWQEAAPVLVMVSSEEEESDSSETEREDDEGIVFIARATDEVLQGKATPGSLDVCPSPCIIPPSPTLAEKELPWKGDQADLAVYVSSETTKIVPVDMQKAWNQSISSLESIASPPGIETGPQHRRFACPVLEEQPQSASQAMPEQISCFQFPSHVSKSGRSLSDSSPDGVEQQELQPLMAAEEQGRALPPAEPRRLMFSRASHI, encoded by the exons ATGGTCTCGCTCTCCGCCATCCTGGC AGTCACCTTCTGTGGGATCTGCTGCAAGAAGTATGTGGAAGCCAACATCTCCCAGAAGTCCCGCACCACGGTCAAGTACACCATGAAGACGCTGGCCAGCAGCTCAGAGACCATCATCTTCATGTTTCTGGGCATGTCGGCTGTGGACACCTCCAAGTGGGCGTGGGACACGGcgctggtgctgggcaccctgttATTTATCCTGCTCTTCAGAGCTGTGG GTGTTGTCCTCCAGACCTACGTGCTCAACCGCTTCCGCCTCATCCCCCTGGACAGGATCGACCAGGTGGTCATGTCATACGGTGGCCTCCGTGGAGCCGTTGCCTTCGCCCTGGTCATCCTGCTGGACAGGGACAAGGTGAAAGCCAAGGACTACTTTGTGGCAACGACCATCGTGGTGGTGTTCTTCACGGTCATCGTGCAG ggcctcaccatcAAGCCCCTGGTGACGTGGCTGAAGGTGAAGCGCAGTGACCACCACAAGCCCACGCTGAACGAGGAGCTGCACGAGCAC GCCTTTGACCACATCCTGGCGGCGGTGGAGGACATCGTGGGACACCATGGCTACCATTACTGGCGGGACAA GTGGGAGCAGTTCGACAAGAGGTACCTGAGCCAGCTCCTGATGAGGAAATCTGCCTACAGGCTGCGGGACGAGATCTGGGATGTTTACTACAAGCTGAACATCCGCGATGCCATCAGCTTCGTGGACCAG GGTGGCCACGTGCTGTCGGCCGCCAAGCTGGCGCTGCCCTCCATGCCCAGCCGCACGTCCATGTCGGAGTCGTCGGTCACAAACCTGCT GAGGGAGAGCGGGAGCGGCGCGTGCCTGGACCTGCAGGTGATCGACACGGTGCGGAGCCGGCGGGACAAGGAGGACGCCGCGATGCACCACGTGCTGCGAGGGAGCCTCTACAAGCCCCGCAGGCGG TACAAGGCCAGCTACAGCCGTCACTTCATCTCTCCAGATAAACAAGAGCGCCAAGATAAAGAAATCTTCCGGCAGAACATGAAGAGGCGCCTGGAGACCTTCAAGTCCACCAAGCACAACATCTGCTCCTCCAAGAGCAAAGCCAGGATGAAGGAAAAGGGCAGGAAGAAG AAGGACATCTCTCTGACCAGCGACGCACCCAACGGGAGGACGCACAGAAGTGTCCCCTGGCAGGAGGCAG ctcctgtgctggtGATGGTCAGctccgaggaggaggagagcgaTAGCTCGGAGACGGAGAGAGAGGACGACGAAGGGATCGTGTTCATTGCTCGAGCTACCGATGAGGTCCTGCAGGGAAAGGCCACCCCTG gcagcctggatgtctgccccagcccctgcatcATCCCGCCATCGCCCACCTTGGCAGAGAAGGAGCTGCCGTGGAAAGGAGACCAGGCTGACCTGGCTGTTTACGTCTCCTCGGAGACCACCAAAATCGTGCCAGTGGATATGCAGAAAGCGTGGAACCAAAGCATCTCCTCCCTGGAGAGCATCGCCTCCCCACCGGGCATCGAGACGGGACCGCAGCACAGGCGATTCGCCTGCCccgtgctggaggagcagccccagtcGGCGAGCCAGGCGATGCCGGAGCAGATCTCCTGCTTCCAGTTCCCCAGCCACGTCTCTAAGAGCGGCAGGTCGCTGAGCGACAGCAGCCCGGATGGcgtggagcagcaggagctgcagcctttGATGGCCgcggaggagcagggcagggcgctgccccccgccgagccccggcggCTCATGTTCAGCAGAGCCAGCCACATCTGA
- the SLC9A5 gene encoding sodium/hydrogen exchanger 5 isoform X1, which yields MHPPAGPAASPGPAAPPAGAELLRWQWQEVQVPCLVAAWILVASLAKIVFHLSRKVTSIVPESCLLILLGLGLGGIVLAVAKKAKYQLEPNMFFLFLLPPIVLDSGYFMPSRLFFDNIGAILTYAVVGTLWNSFTTGTALWGLHQAGLMDPGVEAGLMDFLLFGSLISAVDPVAVLAVFEEVHVNETLFIIVFGESLLNDAVTVVLYKVFNSFVELGPAHIHATDYVKGVASFFLVSLGGTAVGLLFAFLLALITRFTKRVRIIEPLFVFLLAYVAYLAAEMVSLSAILAVTFCGICCKKYVEANISQKSRTTVKYTMKTLASSSETIIFMFLGMSAVDTSKWAWDTALVLGTLLFILLFRAVGVVLQTYVLNRFRLIPLDRIDQVVMSYGGLRGAVAFALVILLDRDKVKAKDYFVATTIVVVFFTVIVQGLTIKPLVTWLKVKRSDHHKPTLNEELHEHAFDHILAAVEDIVGHHGYHYWRDKWEQFDKRYLSQLLMRKSAYRLRDEIWDVYYKLNIRDAISFVDQGGHVLSAAKLALPSMPSRTSMSESSVTNLLRESGSGACLDLQVIDTVRSRRDKEDAAMHHVLRGSLYKPRRRYKASYSRHFISPDKQERQDKEIFRQNMKRRLETFKSTKHNICSSKSKARMKEKGRKKKDISLTSDAPNGRTHRSVPWQEAAPVLVMVSSEEEESDSSETEREDDEGIVFIARATDEVLQGKATPGSLDVCPSPCIIPPSPTLAEKELPWKGDQADLAVYVSSETTKIVPVDMQKAWNQSISSLESIASPPGIETGPQHRRFACPVLEEQPQSASQAMPEQISCFQFPSHVSKSGRSLSDSSPDGVEQQELQPLMAAEEQGRALPPAEPRRLMFSRASHI from the exons ATGCAtcccccggccggccccgcggcctcccccggccccgccgctcccccggCGGGGGCCGAGCTGCTGCGGTGGCAGTGGCAGGAGGTGCAGGTGCCGTGCCTGGTGGCCGCCTGGATCCTGGTGGCCAGCCTGGCCAAGATCG tTTTCCACCTGTCCAGGAAGGTGACGTCCATCGTCCCGGAGAGCTGCCTCCTcatcctgctggggctgggcctgGGGGGCATCGTGTTGGCcgtggccaagaaagccaagtACCAGCTGGAGCCCAAcatgttcttccttttcctcctgccccccatCGTCCTCGACTCGGGCTACTTTATGCCAAGCCGGCTGTTCTTCGACAACATCGGCGCCATCCTCACCTACGCGGTGGTGGGCACGCTCTGGAACTCCTTCACCACCGGCACCGCGCTCTGGGGGCTGCACCAGGCCGGGCTCATGG ATCCAGGCGTCGAAGCCGGGCTGATGGATTTCCTGCTCTTCGGCAGTCTCATCTCGGCTGTGGACCCGGTGGCAGTGCTGGCCGTTTTTGAAGAGGTCCATGTGAACGAGACCCTCTTCATCATCGTGTTCGGCGAGTCCCTCCTGAACGACGCCGTCACCGTG GTGCTGTACAAGGTCTTCAACTCTTTCGTGGAGCTGGGCCCGGCGCACATCCACGCCACAGACTACGTGAAGGGGGTAG cctccttctTCCTGGTGAGCCTGGGGGGCACGGCCGTGGGGCTGCTCTTCGCCTTCCTCCTGGCCCTGATCACGCGGTTCACCAAGCGCGTGCGCATCATCGAGCCGCTCTTCGTCTTCCTCCTGGCCTACGTCGCGTACCTGGCTGCTGAGATGGTCTCGCTCTCCGCCATCCTGGC AGTCACCTTCTGTGGGATCTGCTGCAAGAAGTATGTGGAAGCCAACATCTCCCAGAAGTCCCGCACCACGGTCAAGTACACCATGAAGACGCTGGCCAGCAGCTCAGAGACCATCATCTTCATGTTTCTGGGCATGTCGGCTGTGGACACCTCCAAGTGGGCGTGGGACACGGcgctggtgctgggcaccctgttATTTATCCTGCTCTTCAGAGCTGTGG GTGTTGTCCTCCAGACCTACGTGCTCAACCGCTTCCGCCTCATCCCCCTGGACAGGATCGACCAGGTGGTCATGTCATACGGTGGCCTCCGTGGAGCCGTTGCCTTCGCCCTGGTCATCCTGCTGGACAGGGACAAGGTGAAAGCCAAGGACTACTTTGTGGCAACGACCATCGTGGTGGTGTTCTTCACGGTCATCGTGCAG ggcctcaccatcAAGCCCCTGGTGACGTGGCTGAAGGTGAAGCGCAGTGACCACCACAAGCCCACGCTGAACGAGGAGCTGCACGAGCAC GCCTTTGACCACATCCTGGCGGCGGTGGAGGACATCGTGGGACACCATGGCTACCATTACTGGCGGGACAA GTGGGAGCAGTTCGACAAGAGGTACCTGAGCCAGCTCCTGATGAGGAAATCTGCCTACAGGCTGCGGGACGAGATCTGGGATGTTTACTACAAGCTGAACATCCGCGATGCCATCAGCTTCGTGGACCAG GGTGGCCACGTGCTGTCGGCCGCCAAGCTGGCGCTGCCCTCCATGCCCAGCCGCACGTCCATGTCGGAGTCGTCGGTCACAAACCTGCT GAGGGAGAGCGGGAGCGGCGCGTGCCTGGACCTGCAGGTGATCGACACGGTGCGGAGCCGGCGGGACAAGGAGGACGCCGCGATGCACCACGTGCTGCGAGGGAGCCTCTACAAGCCCCGCAGGCGG TACAAGGCCAGCTACAGCCGTCACTTCATCTCTCCAGATAAACAAGAGCGCCAAGATAAAGAAATCTTCCGGCAGAACATGAAGAGGCGCCTGGAGACCTTCAAGTCCACCAAGCACAACATCTGCTCCTCCAAGAGCAAAGCCAGGATGAAGGAAAAGGGCAGGAAGAAG AAGGACATCTCTCTGACCAGCGACGCACCCAACGGGAGGACGCACAGAAGTGTCCCCTGGCAGGAGGCAG ctcctgtgctggtGATGGTCAGctccgaggaggaggagagcgaTAGCTCGGAGACGGAGAGAGAGGACGACGAAGGGATCGTGTTCATTGCTCGAGCTACCGATGAGGTCCTGCAGGGAAAGGCCACCCCTG gcagcctggatgtctgccccagcccctgcatcATCCCGCCATCGCCCACCTTGGCAGAGAAGGAGCTGCCGTGGAAAGGAGACCAGGCTGACCTGGCTGTTTACGTCTCCTCGGAGACCACCAAAATCGTGCCAGTGGATATGCAGAAAGCGTGGAACCAAAGCATCTCCTCCCTGGAGAGCATCGCCTCCCCACCGGGCATCGAGACGGGACCGCAGCACAGGCGATTCGCCTGCCccgtgctggaggagcagccccagtcGGCGAGCCAGGCGATGCCGGAGCAGATCTCCTGCTTCCAGTTCCCCAGCCACGTCTCTAAGAGCGGCAGGTCGCTGAGCGACAGCAGCCCGGATGGcgtggagcagcaggagctgcagcctttGATGGCCgcggaggagcagggcagggcgctgccccccgccgagccccggcggCTCATGTTCAGCAGAGCCAGCCACATCTGA